Proteins found in one Candidatus Nitrosopelagicus brevis genomic segment:
- the cofE gene encoding coenzyme F420-0:L-glutamate ligase: MTLQIIPIHFKNDVQPTDDLIDLLLSSSKTSLENGDVLVISQKIISKHEGRVVNLDSIIPSELSIGIASAYDKDPKLVQAILSESQRIVRMEHGVIIVQTNHGFICANAGIDESNVENGYATLLPKDSDKSADNIRLKILQQTGKKVAVIISDTFGRPFRMGQTDHAIGVSGIDTILHYEGTPDTFGKILRVTATAIVDELCSAAELVMGKTKKCPAAIIKNFEFKENTGNIKSILRSEEEDLFR; the protein is encoded by the coding sequence TTGACCTTACAAATAATTCCTATTCATTTTAAAAATGACGTTCAACCTACCGATGATCTAATTGATTTGTTATTGTCATCTTCTAAAACATCTCTTGAAAATGGAGATGTTTTGGTAATATCGCAAAAAATCATATCAAAACATGAGGGTAGAGTTGTAAATTTAGATTCTATTATTCCCTCTGAATTATCCATTGGTATTGCTTCGGCATATGATAAGGATCCAAAATTAGTTCAAGCCATTTTATCTGAATCTCAAAGAATTGTTAGAATGGAACATGGAGTAATTATTGTTCAAACTAATCATGGGTTTATTTGTGCAAATGCGGGAATTGATGAAAGTAATGTGGAAAATGGATATGCAACATTACTTCCAAAAGATTCTGATAAATCTGCTGATAATATACGATTAAAAATTTTACAACAAACTGGAAAAAAAGTTGCTGTAATAATTTCAGACACTTTTGGACGCCCTTTCAGAATGGGGCAAACTGATCATGCAATTGGTGTATCTGGAATTGATACCATTTTACATTATGAGGGAACCCCAGACACCTTTGGCAAAATCTTAAGAGTTACTGCAACTGCAATAGTTGATGAACTTTGTTCTGCAGCAGAGCTTGTAATGGGTAAAACCAAAAAATGTCCTGCTGCAATAATCAAAAATTTTGAATTTAAAGAAAATACTGGAAATATCAAGAGTATACTTCGTTCAGAAGAGGAAGATCTATTCAGATAA
- the serB gene encoding phosphoserine phosphatase SerB, with the protein MLAIFDVEGVLYDAEYLPILAEKVNKEKEIWDITKKGIQGSINWEEGLIKRVELLKGIDFETCKQVADSLPIMTGAREACQTLKNAGWKVMAVSGGFTIMTDRLKEELNLDHVYTNELIFKDGKLDGVKINVDSDKAKSARVKIEEWNVPKDEIVVIVDGANDIKLFDISNLGIAYRAQDLVKDLATTTLEEKDLAKIIPIINEHYSMQLPIPVSS; encoded by the coding sequence ATGCTAGCTATTTTTGATGTTGAAGGAGTATTGTATGACGCAGAATATCTGCCAATTCTAGCTGAAAAAGTTAACAAAGAAAAAGAGATTTGGGATATAACAAAAAAAGGTATTCAAGGTTCAATAAATTGGGAAGAAGGTCTAATCAAAAGAGTTGAACTTCTAAAGGGTATTGACTTTGAAACTTGTAAACAAGTTGCTGATTCTTTACCTATAATGACTGGTGCACGAGAAGCATGCCAAACTCTCAAGAATGCGGGATGGAAAGTAATGGCTGTTTCTGGAGGATTTACTATAATGACAGATAGACTAAAAGAAGAACTAAACCTTGATCATGTCTATACAAATGAATTGATATTCAAAGATGGAAAACTTGATGGTGTAAAAATTAATGTTGATTCAGATAAAGCAAAATCTGCTCGAGTTAAAATCGAAGAATGGAATGTTCCTAAAGACGAAATTGTAGTTATTGTTGATGGTGCTAATGACATAAAATTATTTGATATTTCTAATCTTGGAATTGCATATCGTGCACAAGATTTGGTAAAAGACCTTGCAACTACTACCCTTGAGGAAAAGGATCTTGCAAAAATCATTCCTATAATTAATGAGCATTATTCTATGCAATTGCCCATCCCTGTATCCTCATAA
- a CDS encoding PHP-associated domain-containing protein: MLEMLRTELHCHNVFSNGHVGDLEPPFDCNVTVNEQLQKALDSKLDVLFVTNHNTLDGFKQMTDYKNSHEKFSNVKVYPAVEITTDKEAHVLVYGLQEEIKSSQSIDEILDAAKSQDAVTIAPHPFSLIDALRDDSLKCDLFEIFNSANIDIYSNKKAEVFAKEHNLLTIAGSDSHVASTIGRCTNLINSENNLDDILYAMKKGKISIEKMEYVTRREVLEHLQYKIENSKEYIDQYVKEFYPKYFRLFNSMYKFYMFTKNSFVWDVAFKLALFGLRRISYKINFEGYDPYAFRTRDIPTITKMVI; the protein is encoded by the coding sequence ATGTTAGAAATGCTTAGAACTGAACTTCATTGTCACAATGTTTTCTCAAATGGCCATGTGGGTGATTTGGAACCACCTTTTGACTGCAACGTTACTGTCAACGAACAATTACAAAAAGCACTAGATTCAAAATTAGATGTACTATTTGTTACAAATCATAACACTCTGGATGGATTCAAACAAATGACTGATTACAAAAACAGCCATGAAAAGTTCTCCAATGTCAAAGTATATCCTGCTGTCGAAATAACTACTGACAAAGAGGCACATGTACTTGTTTATGGTTTACAAGAAGAAATCAAATCCTCTCAAAGTATTGATGAGATTCTTGATGCTGCAAAATCACAGGATGCTGTAACAATTGCTCCACATCCATTTAGTTTGATTGACGCCTTACGCGATGATTCATTAAAATGTGATTTGTTTGAGATTTTCAATAGCGCCAATATTGACATTTATTCAAACAAAAAAGCAGAAGTTTTTGCCAAAGAACATAATCTCTTAACTATAGCTGGAAGTGATTCTCATGTTGCATCTACAATTGGAAGATGCACCAATTTGATAAATTCTGAAAATAACCTAGATGATATACTATATGCAATGAAAAAAGGTAAAATCTCAATTGAAAAAATGGAATACGTAACGCGTCGTGAAGTATTAGAACATCTTCAGTATAAAATTGAAAATTCTAAAGAATACATAGATCAATATGTTAAGGAATTTTATCCAAAATACTTCCGCCTATTCAATTCCATGTACAAATTCTATATGTTTACTAAAAACTCATTTGTTTGGGATGTTGCATTCAAACTTGCCTTATTTGGATTAAGAAGAATTTCTTATAAAATTAATTTTGAAGGCTATGATCCTTATGCATTTAGAACTCGTGATATCCCGACGATTACTAAGATGGTCATCTAA
- a CDS encoding chromosome segregation SMC family protein — protein MVHVKKVEIFGFKSFGFKNTIVDFEPGLVSISGPNGSGKSNILDAITFALGENRPKVMRAPNLRGLMHDVEGAARRGPKMARTSVHFDNLDRKIPVDSDIVTITREMNDKGDNIYYLNKKKVIRSKILDLMEIANAGLNQINNVQQGTVTRISEMTSEEKRIVIEDLIGLSAFDEKKKEAEKQLTDADHKLEIAMAKMGEVKKRIDELEEERNKKLRYDILERELNRYRAISAASSLKSIQSEKVSKDKTLNSLNSEIKHLEEERASIRKDASEIRAQKTKFMDEVNAYNKSKSEIETKLSMHRQKFDEADSLIKTSTNRLTEIDTNLPSHKIDLDNLQIQKSFSESQISYFKTEINNIRETEKSFDEKTKNLRIQKTEAMKKQSQVITQKRDVDQKIQRLTDKITATKLAVGEFESASTNGKEKLSSNQEKFNSLVNSLDTLEQQKIKLERIIENHKHSISEINLRIKKFTDDKKRSEHDIHELSELIDASSKGANKYETKIKFAKGIMHEDYSISKLKHSTQDLGIEGLVYEILSWDKKYERASLAVCSNWIKAVVVKDFESLISLAEFVTDKKLPKLKIIPLESIPQVKIECPKQTGVLGILSDYVKCENKFSSLKNFLFGNVVLVESRNIAINLSKSGFKTITLSGEYFEAKTTSVVIDNNSKISKLTKIINMSDSVEGLQQMISALRLTVTKKKNRAKKLDLLVNNYEKRLSLSEVGMNTTSNSLSELKSRISQISNNKKSFETRINQLTRTQERISRELTNRKSHLESLESQIKLVRDNYAEPQMDRIANEIKLVNEQILEQDKKLEPIQNDLKKKERHLAELMAHDTKITGERKNLRHTVSSMDQEKYHLEVDIRRLTKEKETTETELVTLRDDEQKLISTSGTSVEQMTEFDNSLESLNSKERDSTKEITLRERNTDALNRDLTDLRQKESKITSLLATFGFDISIEVFDVESTITSLESEQNRIKNSLNAGAPLQYVEISNGYKSSSSKKNMLEKERNTIVAFIESVEKDKRQTFLDAFDTVDTQVKDAFSKMTGGSAWLELENEDDIFNSGLNYLIQFPGKPKRESTSISGGEKTLAATVFVLALQKLNPSPFYMFDEVDAHLDAPNAEKLSNIIKERSEGSQFIMVSLKDSVVEKARLIYGVFPKHGVSHVIKYKDKRLLSSLET, from the coding sequence TTGGTTCATGTAAAAAAAGTTGAGATCTTTGGATTCAAATCATTTGGGTTCAAAAATACTATTGTAGATTTTGAACCTGGATTGGTATCAATCTCTGGTCCAAACGGTTCTGGTAAAAGTAACATCTTAGATGCAATTACTTTTGCACTGGGTGAAAATAGACCTAAAGTAATGCGTGCTCCAAATTTACGTGGACTCATGCATGATGTTGAAGGTGCAGCTAGACGTGGGCCTAAAATGGCAAGAACCAGTGTACATTTTGATAATTTAGATCGAAAGATTCCGGTTGATTCTGATATTGTTACAATTACAAGAGAAATGAATGATAAAGGCGACAATATCTATTATCTGAACAAGAAGAAGGTAATACGTTCAAAAATTCTTGATCTGATGGAAATTGCAAATGCAGGTCTAAATCAAATTAACAATGTCCAACAAGGAACTGTTACTCGAATTTCTGAAATGACATCAGAGGAAAAAAGAATTGTTATTGAAGATTTGATTGGTCTTTCTGCATTTGATGAAAAGAAAAAGGAAGCAGAAAAACAACTGACAGATGCTGATCATAAACTCGAAATTGCGATGGCTAAGATGGGTGAGGTAAAGAAACGAATTGATGAATTAGAGGAGGAACGAAATAAAAAACTTCGATATGATATACTTGAGCGTGAATTAAACCGTTATCGTGCAATATCTGCTGCAAGTAGTTTGAAATCAATACAATCTGAAAAAGTGTCAAAGGATAAGACCCTAAATTCATTAAATTCTGAAATAAAACATCTAGAAGAAGAACGGGCATCCATACGAAAAGATGCCTCTGAGATACGGGCTCAAAAAACTAAATTTATGGATGAAGTAAACGCATACAATAAATCCAAATCTGAAATTGAGACAAAATTAAGTATGCATCGACAAAAATTTGATGAGGCTGATAGTTTAATCAAAACAAGTACTAATCGTTTAACTGAAATTGATACAAATTTACCTAGTCATAAAATAGATCTTGATAATTTACAAATACAAAAATCATTTTCTGAATCACAAATTTCTTACTTTAAAACTGAAATAAATAATATTCGTGAAACTGAAAAATCATTTGATGAAAAAACAAAAAATCTTAGAATTCAAAAAACTGAAGCCATGAAAAAACAATCACAAGTTATTACACAAAAACGTGATGTTGATCAAAAAATTCAAAGATTGACTGATAAAATAACGGCAACAAAATTGGCTGTTGGTGAATTTGAATCTGCATCAACTAATGGAAAAGAAAAACTTTCTTCTAATCAAGAAAAATTCAATTCTCTTGTAAATAGTCTTGATACTTTAGAGCAACAAAAAATAAAACTAGAACGTATTATTGAAAACCATAAACATTCTATTTCTGAAATTAATTTACGAATTAAAAAATTTACTGATGACAAAAAAAGATCTGAACATGACATACATGAATTATCTGAATTAATTGATGCATCATCAAAAGGTGCAAACAAATATGAAACTAAAATTAAATTTGCAAAAGGAATAATGCATGAAGATTATTCAATATCTAAACTCAAACATAGCACACAAGACTTGGGAATAGAAGGTTTAGTTTATGAGATACTCTCTTGGGATAAAAAATATGAGCGTGCATCTCTTGCAGTTTGCTCAAATTGGATTAAAGCTGTAGTTGTAAAAGACTTTGAATCTCTTATTTCTCTTGCAGAATTTGTTACAGATAAAAAATTGCCAAAACTCAAAATCATACCGTTGGAATCTATACCTCAAGTGAAAATTGAATGTCCAAAACAAACTGGTGTTTTGGGAATATTATCTGATTATGTAAAATGTGAAAATAAATTCTCATCACTCAAAAACTTCCTCTTTGGAAATGTTGTATTAGTTGAATCACGAAATATTGCAATCAACTTATCAAAATCTGGTTTCAAAACAATTACTCTATCTGGAGAATATTTTGAAGCAAAAACAACATCTGTTGTAATTGACAATAACTCAAAAATCTCAAAATTAACCAAAATTATCAACATGAGTGATTCTGTTGAAGGTCTTCAGCAAATGATTTCTGCACTTAGACTAACAGTCACAAAAAAGAAAAATCGTGCCAAAAAACTCGATTTACTAGTAAACAATTATGAAAAAAGATTGTCTTTGTCTGAAGTAGGAATGAATACTACCTCAAACAGTCTTTCTGAACTAAAATCTCGAATTTCTCAAATTTCAAACAACAAAAAATCATTTGAAACAAGAATCAACCAATTAACTAGAACACAGGAAAGAATTTCACGAGAATTAACTAATCGTAAATCGCATTTAGAATCATTAGAATCTCAAATAAAACTTGTTAGAGATAATTACGCCGAACCTCAAATGGATAGAATTGCAAATGAGATAAAACTTGTAAATGAACAAATCTTAGAACAAGATAAAAAATTAGAACCAATTCAAAATGATTTGAAGAAAAAAGAGAGACATCTTGCTGAACTTATGGCACATGATACAAAAATTACTGGAGAGAGAAAAAATCTTCGACATACTGTATCTTCTATGGATCAAGAAAAATATCATTTAGAAGTTGACATACGTCGTTTAACTAAAGAAAAAGAAACAACTGAAACAGAACTTGTAACACTTCGTGACGATGAACAAAAACTTATCTCAACCTCTGGCACTTCTGTAGAACAAATGACAGAATTTGATAATAGCCTTGAAAGTCTGAACTCAAAAGAACGTGATTCCACAAAAGAAATTACTTTACGTGAACGTAATACTGATGCACTAAATAGAGATCTTACTGATCTACGTCAAAAAGAATCCAAAATCACCTCACTGCTTGCTACCTTTGGGTTCGATATTAGTATCGAAGTATTTGATGTTGAATCCACTATAACATCCCTTGAATCTGAACAAAATCGTATAAAGAATTCTCTAAATGCAGGTGCACCATTACAATATGTCGAAATTTCAAATGGATACAAATCCTCATCATCCAAAAAGAATATGCTTGAAAAAGAACGTAATACAATTGTTGCATTTATTGAATCCGTGGAAAAAGACAAGAGACAGACATTCCTTGACGCATTTGATACTGTTGACACTCAAGTTAAAGACGCATTTTCAAAAATGACTGGCGGAAGTGCTTGGTTAGAACTTGAAAATGAGGATGATATATTTAATTCTGGATTAAACTATCTAATTCAATTCCCTGGAAAACCAAAAAGGGAATCAACATCAATCAGTGGTGGTGAAAAAACTCTTGCTGCAACTGTCTTTGTACTTGCGCTCCAAAAACTTAACCCTTCACCGTTTTACATGTTTGATGAAGTTGATGCTCACCTTGATGCACCAAATGCTGAAAAATTATCCAACATAATCAAAGAAAGATCTGAAGGTAGTCAATTTATCATGGTTTCACTCAAAGATTCTGTTGTAGAAAAGGCACGGCTAATTTATGGTGTATTTCCAAAACATGGAGTATCTCATGTAATAAAATACAAAGACAAGAGACTCCTGTCTTCCCTAGAAACTTAA
- a CDS encoding NAD(P)-dependent oxidoreductase, giving the protein MMKIGIVGTGMLGEAVGLHLLDVGYKITVFNRSKEKTEKLENKGALVVDSPKNVAENSELVIMVVKDANAVKDVVFGDCGILAGRHEGMCIADMSTINPNSTREISKKVTEDGIDYMEIPVMGGPNVAINGKLVIMASGKKEVFEKFKTIFESIADQSIYLGDTGTAHSIKLAMNLQIAMLALSLSEGITLTKKAGFDPEIFLKVLNSTYFKTGMSEGKAHKMINDSVKPTFTLANLKKDLDTINDAAESFDAELPMAKIARKIYADATDAGFGDIDYTGIISYIRKLSKE; this is encoded by the coding sequence ATGATGAAAATTGGAATTGTTGGAACAGGAATGTTAGGTGAAGCAGTGGGGCTACACTTACTTGATGTAGGTTACAAAATAACAGTTTTTAATAGAAGTAAAGAAAAAACAGAAAAACTTGAAAATAAAGGAGCTTTAGTTGTAGATTCTCCAAAAAATGTTGCTGAAAATTCTGAGTTGGTAATAATGGTGGTAAAAGATGCAAATGCAGTGAAGGATGTAGTTTTTGGAGATTGTGGAATATTGGCAGGTAGACATGAGGGAATGTGTATAGCAGATATGAGTACAATAAATCCAAATTCAACAAGAGAAATTTCAAAAAAAGTTACAGAAGACGGCATAGACTATATGGAAATACCAGTCATGGGAGGCCCAAATGTTGCAATTAATGGCAAGTTAGTAATCATGGCATCAGGTAAAAAAGAAGTTTTTGAAAAATTCAAAACCATTTTTGAATCTATAGCAGACCAATCAATTTACTTGGGAGATACAGGAACTGCGCATTCAATAAAACTTGCAATGAACTTACAAATCGCAATGTTGGCATTATCACTTTCAGAAGGAATTACATTGACAAAAAAAGCAGGATTTGATCCAGAAATATTTCTCAAAGTATTGAATTCTACTTATTTCAAAACAGGAATGAGTGAAGGAAAGGCACACAAAATGATCAATGATAGTGTAAAACCAACGTTTACTCTCGCAAATCTCAAAAAAGACTTGGACACAATCAACGATGCAGCAGAATCCTTTGATGCAGAGTTGCCAATGGCAAAGATTGCAAGAAAGATTTACGCAGATGCTACTGATGCAGGATTTGGAGATATCGATTATACAGGAATAATTTCATACATTAGAAAATTATCAAAAGAATAA
- the proS gene encoding proline--tRNA ligase produces MGKEIGVTVKKSEDFSEWYTQTVIKSELADYAPVKGLIVLRPDGYSIWESLKSSLDKKFADTGHRNGFLPTLIPESLLTKEKDHFAGFNPEVFWVTKSGDGELGDRLALRPTSETLAYTLFAKWIRSWRDLPLKINFWNTALRAEIKATKPFLRTSEFLWQEGHTVHVNSEEAEKEVTDILELYKKTVEEELAIPVITGKKSEKEKFVGAVYTLTMESLMPDGKALQMGTSHFLGQNFSKPFELKYADKENVESYAWQTSWGVSWRLIGGMIMVHGDDRGLVLPPRVAPIQVIIIPIYYSDEDKEKIEKISKEIEEKLKDAKIRVQVDNREQLTPGFKFNEWEMKGIPLRIEIGPKDLEKNQVTFARRHNRQKDDQAITGLVERVVSELDKIHNDMFSDAKKILEDRTSEVNTYDEFKTELEKGRLIKAPICDNPKCEEEIKEETSADVRVITNDAKDTSSKCIKCSDQSTIRPLFARGY; encoded by the coding sequence ATGGGAAAAGAGATTGGAGTAACCGTAAAAAAATCAGAAGATTTTAGCGAATGGTATACACAAACTGTGATAAAATCAGAGTTGGCAGATTACGCTCCAGTTAAAGGACTGATTGTTCTAAGACCTGACGGATATTCAATTTGGGAATCACTGAAATCATCACTTGATAAAAAATTTGCAGATACAGGTCATAGAAATGGATTTTTACCAACTTTAATTCCAGAATCACTCTTAACAAAAGAAAAAGATCATTTTGCAGGATTTAATCCAGAAGTATTTTGGGTAACTAAATCAGGAGACGGAGAGCTTGGCGATAGATTAGCATTAAGACCAACATCAGAAACTTTAGCATACACATTATTTGCAAAATGGATTAGAAGTTGGAGAGATTTGCCTTTAAAAATTAATTTTTGGAATACAGCATTGAGAGCAGAAATTAAAGCAACAAAACCATTTTTGAGAACATCAGAATTTCTTTGGCAAGAAGGACATACGGTTCATGTTAATAGTGAAGAAGCTGAAAAAGAAGTTACAGACATTTTAGAATTATATAAAAAAACAGTTGAAGAAGAATTAGCAATTCCAGTAATTACTGGAAAAAAATCAGAGAAAGAAAAGTTTGTAGGTGCAGTTTATACTCTTACAATGGAATCATTGATGCCTGATGGCAAAGCACTACAAATGGGAACATCACATTTCCTTGGACAGAATTTTTCAAAACCATTTGAACTAAAATATGCTGATAAAGAAAATGTTGAAAGTTATGCATGGCAGACATCATGGGGAGTTTCATGGCGACTGATTGGTGGAATGATCATGGTTCATGGTGATGATAGAGGGTTAGTGTTGCCTCCAAGAGTTGCACCAATTCAAGTGATCATAATTCCAATTTATTATTCAGATGAGGATAAAGAAAAAATTGAAAAAATCTCAAAAGAAATTGAAGAGAAATTAAAAGATGCCAAAATTAGAGTGCAAGTGGACAATAGAGAACAACTTACACCAGGTTTCAAATTTAATGAATGGGAAATGAAAGGAATCCCATTACGAATTGAGATTGGTCCAAAAGATTTAGAAAAAAATCAGGTAACATTTGCTAGAAGACATAATCGTCAAAAAGATGATCAAGCAATCACAGGTCTTGTAGAAAGAGTAGTTTCAGAATTAGATAAAATTCATAATGATATGTTTTCAGATGCTAAGAAAATTCTAGAAGATAGAACCTCCGAAGTAAACACATATGATGAATTTAAGACTGAACTTGAAAAAGGACGACTGATTAAAGCACCAATTTGTGATAATCCAAAATGTGAAGAAGAAATTAAAGAAGAAACTAGCGCTGATGTGAGAGTAATAACAAATGATGCAAAAGATACAAGTTCAAAATGCATAAAATGTTCAGATCAGAGTACTATTAGACCACTATTTGCAAGAGGCTACTAG
- a CDS encoding sulfurtransferase TusA family protein — protein MSEPEKTLDVRGLYCPSPAMQTVVELSKMQVGQVLLVLADDPAAEDDITDLCRTRGHELVQLNKNGSDLEFTIKKIK, from the coding sequence ATGTCAGAACCAGAAAAAACATTAGATGTAAGAGGATTATACTGTCCTTCTCCTGCAATGCAAACTGTAGTTGAATTATCAAAAATGCAGGTTGGTCAAGTACTTCTTGTATTAGCAGATGATCCTGCTGCTGAAGATGACATCACAGATTTATGTAGAACTCGTGGTCATGAACTTGTACAATTGAATAAAAACGGTAGTGATCTGGAATTTACAATTAAAAAAATAAAATAA
- a CDS encoding DUF6659 family protein translates to MKNMAKQDLLSIVEKIIALDSQMRFASIIDLKGNIVEGIMKTGKNSLESQHQEEHFCKQVSQRRKMRKEFDRPLGKVRYVHVEREKVTQFVIYTSRKTIFFTMEPELTIQRKMKIVSQIKRIAANL, encoded by the coding sequence ATGAAGAATATGGCAAAACAGGATCTTCTTAGTATAGTTGAAAAAATTATTGCTCTAGATTCTCAAATGAGATTTGCATCTATAATTGATCTTAAAGGCAATATTGTTGAAGGAATTATGAAAACAGGTAAAAACTCACTTGAATCTCAACATCAGGAAGAACATTTTTGTAAACAGGTATCTCAAAGACGTAAAATGAGAAAAGAATTTGACCGTCCACTTGGAAAGGTAAGATATGTTCACGTTGAACGTGAAAAGGTAACTCAATTTGTTATTTACACTAGTCGAAAAACTATTTTCTTTACAATGGAACCTGAACTAACAATACAACGAAAAATGAAGATTGTTTCTCAAATTAAGAGAATAGCAGCTAATCTTTGA
- the trxB gene encoding thioredoxin-disulfide reductase — translation MMSGDDSSLVMEDRGSNDEPKTPDFPKKTKTSYDVIIIGAGPAGYTAGIYCSRARHDTLIISGLLPGGQLMNTTDVENYPGFDEGIMGPDLMLTMRKQAERMNTTIIDDVVVNVDFRAKPFKVLTGSEEYEAKAVIVCTGATPRKIGIEGEQTFSGKGVSYCATCDGAFFRNQDIAVVGGGDTCMEEATFLTKFASKVHIIHRRDAFRASKIMQDRALSNENIEVHWNSVIEDIKGDQKVQQIILKDTKTGENKTLEMGGVFVAIGHEPNTELFKNQLEMDENGYIIQKQNTETSVKGVFTAGDVHDHRYRQAVTAAGFGCMSAIDVDKYLSEQK, via the coding sequence ATGATGTCAGGAGATGATAGTTCACTAGTTATGGAAGATAGAGGTTCAAATGATGAACCAAAGACTCCAGATTTTCCAAAAAAAACAAAGACATCGTATGATGTAATTATAATTGGTGCAGGACCTGCAGGATACACTGCAGGAATTTATTGTTCAAGAGCAAGACATGATACACTAATAATTTCAGGGCTTTTGCCGGGCGGTCAGTTAATGAATACAACAGATGTTGAAAATTATCCAGGATTTGATGAAGGAATTATGGGACCAGATTTAATGTTGACAATGAGAAAACAAGCAGAACGAATGAACACCACAATTATCGATGATGTGGTTGTGAATGTAGATTTCCGTGCAAAACCATTCAAGGTTTTAACAGGTTCAGAAGAATATGAAGCAAAAGCCGTAATAGTTTGTACAGGTGCCACACCAAGAAAAATTGGCATAGAAGGTGAGCAAACATTTAGCGGAAAAGGAGTTTCATATTGTGCAACATGTGATGGTGCATTTTTCAGAAATCAAGACATTGCAGTTGTCGGAGGAGGAGATACTTGTATGGAAGAAGCAACATTTCTTACAAAATTTGCATCAAAGGTTCACATCATTCACAGACGAGATGCATTTAGAGCAAGTAAAATCATGCAAGATCGTGCATTAAGCAACGAGAATATCGAAGTTCATTGGAACAGCGTTATTGAAGATATCAAAGGTGACCAAAAAGTTCAACAGATTATTCTAAAAGACACAAAAACTGGGGAAAATAAAACCCTGGAGATGGGAGGAGTTTTTGTAGCAATTGGTCATGAACCAAATACAGAATTATTCAAAAATCAATTGGAGATGGATGAAAATGGATACATCATTCAGAAACAAAATACAGAAACAAGTGTAAAAGGAGTTTTCACTGCAGGAGACGTTCATGATCACAGATACAGACAAGCAGTTACTGCAGCAGGATTTGGTTGTATGTCTGCAATTGATGTTGACAAATATCTATCAGAACAAAAATAA
- a CDS encoding DUF6775 family putative metallopeptidase, which yields MNLKKIILYKEPAISEINTELLTEFLEEKFPIKVEIKNNVFKEFSLEDIKKLSNIRITDIKNPFSEYGASDDEIEFEKKLCGDSSVMNSTTKVENAQEISEVFMYDGFELQKILRYLNKDNEVLHIILTNRLTCTFDENDKRYHARAVICANPSIISTTGIIEAPAKPKEYYFEVMKLRTQGLDIESAKEKYKDKFLEYNDKRLTKVLEGYILQVIFYNITGESFCEDIECRLNNAHWQKDLLFSQLEINKLCKKHNEILANLN from the coding sequence TTGAACTTAAAAAAAATCATATTATACAAAGAACCAGCAATTTCTGAAATTAATACAGAATTATTAACAGAGTTTTTAGAAGAAAAATTTCCAATCAAAGTTGAGATAAAAAATAATGTTTTCAAAGAATTCAGTCTTGAAGATATCAAAAAATTATCAAATATTCGTATCACAGATATTAAAAATCCATTTTCAGAGTATGGGGCAAGTGATGATGAAATTGAATTTGAAAAAAAGTTGTGCGGAGATTCTTCAGTAATGAATTCCACAACCAAGGTTGAAAATGCACAAGAGATTAGTGAAGTTTTCATGTATGATGGTTTTGAATTACAAAAAATTCTTAGATATCTCAATAAAGATAACGAAGTATTACACATCATTCTAACAAATAGATTGACATGTACATTTGATGAAAATGATAAAAGGTATCATGCCAGAGCGGTGATTTGTGCAAACCCTTCAATCATTTCTACCACCGGAATTATTGAAGCCCCGGCAAAGCCAAAAGAATACTATTTTGAAGTAATGAAGTTAAGAACACAAGGGTTAGACATCGAGTCTGCTAAAGAGAAATACAAAGACAAATTTTTAGAATATAACGATAAAAGATTGACCAAAGTTTTGGAAGGTTACATCTTACAAGTCATTTTTTACAATATAACAGGAGAATCATTTTGTGAAGATATTGAATGTAGATTAAATAACGCTCATTGGCAAAAGGATCTTTTATTCTCACAACTTGAAATAAACAAACTATGTAAAAAACACAATGAGATCTTAGCAAATCTAAATTGA